In Aeromicrobium marinum DSM 15272, one genomic interval encodes:
- the modA gene encoding molybdate ABC transporter substrate-binding protein, which produces MRRLLLTAAVLFATTSCGSDPGAAEEVTLTVFAAASLTATFEEIAEEFESANEGVTVRLSLAGSSDLVAQLQQGAPADVFASADERTMAKATDDDLIDPAPRIFATNTLVIATPPGNPAGIAGLADLADEALNVVVCAPEVPCGAATERVGTAAGVEISADSEEQSVTDVLGKVRSGEADAGLVYVTDAAGAGDDVERLAFAESGAAVNRYPIGVVAGSPNADLAAAFAAFVRGTTGQRILGAAGFGLP; this is translated from the coding sequence ATGAGGCGACTCCTCCTGACCGCAGCCGTGCTGTTCGCGACCACGTCCTGCGGGTCGGACCCGGGGGCTGCCGAGGAGGTCACCCTGACCGTGTTCGCCGCGGCGTCCCTGACCGCGACCTTCGAGGAGATCGCCGAGGAGTTCGAGTCCGCGAACGAGGGCGTGACGGTCCGGCTGAGCCTCGCGGGGTCGTCGGACCTCGTGGCGCAGCTCCAGCAGGGGGCGCCCGCCGACGTGTTCGCGTCGGCCGACGAGCGCACCATGGCGAAGGCGACCGACGACGACCTCATCGACCCGGCACCCCGGATCTTCGCCACCAACACCCTCGTGATCGCGACCCCGCCGGGCAATCCGGCCGGCATCGCGGGACTCGCGGACCTGGCCGACGAGGCGCTCAACGTCGTGGTCTGCGCCCCCGAGGTGCCGTGCGGCGCCGCCACCGAGCGCGTCGGGACGGCCGCCGGCGTGGAGATCTCCGCCGACAGCGAGGAGCAGTCCGTGACAGACGTGCTCGGCAAGGTCCGCAGCGGTGAGGCCGACGCGGGACTGGTGTACGTGACCGACGCCGCCGGCGCGGGCGACGACGTCGAGCGCCTCGCGTTCGCCGAGTCGGGTGCTGCCGTGAACCGCTACCCGATCGGTGTCGTCGCCGGCAGCCCGAACGCCGACCTCGCGGCAGCCTTCGCCGCTTTCGTGCGGGGTACCACGGGGCAGCGGATCCTCGGCGCGGCCGGATTCGGGTTGCCGTGA
- a CDS encoding TOBE domain-containing protein, producing the protein MPNLRISDAAVFLGVSDDSVRRWIDAGELASSVDAAGRKVVDGHELALFARDRTRTVEDPTGIGSSARNRFVGLVTDIRLDAVMAQVELQCGPFRVVSLMSSEAVTDLGLELGSIATAVVKSTHVIVETPGGHS; encoded by the coding sequence ATGCCGAATCTGAGGATCAGCGATGCAGCCGTCTTCCTGGGCGTCAGCGACGACTCGGTCCGGCGATGGATCGACGCCGGCGAGCTGGCGTCGTCCGTCGATGCCGCCGGGCGCAAGGTCGTCGACGGCCACGAGCTGGCGCTCTTCGCCCGCGACCGCACCCGGACCGTGGAGGACCCGACCGGGATCGGCAGTTCGGCGCGCAACCGGTTCGTCGGGCTCGTGACCGACATCCGGCTCGACGCCGTCATGGCCCAGGTGGAGCTGCAGTGCGGCCCCTTCCGCGTCGTCTCGCTGATGAGCAGCGAGGCGGTGACCGACCTCGGTCTCGAGCTCGGGTCGATCGCCACGGCGGTCGTCAAGTCCACCCACGTGATCGTGGAGACGCCCGGGGGACACTCATGA
- a CDS encoding spermidine synthase, whose amino-acid sequence MGAQVRRRDDGALELRVGGVFVMDDVETGSERLLARAVLDAGARDVLVGGLGLGFTLAELLADPDLTRATVVELEPDLVAWMRDGTVPGAELLADPRCVVEVDDVRRAVTSRPARDLDAICLDVDNGPDFLVHETNAAVYGTDFVTTCADRLRDDGVLAVWSMADSPPLRSTLSAAFADVAVTEHPVRLQGRQESYWVFAARGPRRA is encoded by the coding sequence GTGGGTGCACAGGTGCGGCGGCGCGACGACGGAGCGCTGGAGCTGCGCGTGGGCGGCGTGTTCGTCATGGACGACGTCGAGACCGGCTCCGAACGACTGCTGGCCCGGGCGGTGCTCGACGCCGGAGCGCGCGACGTGCTCGTGGGGGGACTCGGGCTCGGTTTCACGCTCGCCGAGCTGCTCGCCGACCCTGACCTGACCCGGGCGACCGTCGTCGAGCTCGAGCCCGACCTCGTCGCCTGGATGCGGGACGGCACCGTGCCCGGCGCCGAGCTGCTCGCCGACCCGCGCTGCGTCGTGGAGGTCGACGACGTCCGCCGCGCGGTCACGTCGCGTCCGGCCCGCGATCTCGACGCGATCTGCCTCGACGTCGACAACGGTCCGGACTTCCTGGTGCACGAGACCAACGCGGCCGTCTACGGGACCGACTTCGTCACGACCTGCGCCGACCGCCTGCGGGACGACGGCGTCCTGGCCGTGTGGTCGATGGCCGACTCCCCGCCCCTGCGGTCGACCCTCTCCGCAGCCTTCGCCGACGTCGCCGTGACCGAGCACCCGGTGCGGCTCCAAGGGCGCCAGGAGTCCTACTGGGTGTTCGCCGCCCGCGGACCACGGCGGGCCTGA
- a CDS encoding fumarate hydratase, with amino-acid sequence MPDADFLYSDLLPTGPDTTPYRLVTTEGVRTVEVDGRTFLQVDPAVIQQLTAEAMHDISHYLRPAHLAQLRRIIDDPESSGNDRFVALDLLKNVNISAGGVLPMCQDTGTAIVMGKKSEGVLTGADDAEWISRGVYDAYTRLNLRYSQLAPLTTFEERNTGTNLPAQIELYSAPEPDGGPAYKFLFMAKGGGSANKSFLFQETKAVLHPERLLAYLDEKIRSLGTAACPPYHLAVVIGGTSAEFALKTAKYASAHYLDDLPTEGSMSAHGFRDLELEQQVFELTQSFGIGAQFGGKYFCHDVRVVRLPRHGASCPVAIAVSCSADRQALGKITADGVFLEQLETDPAQYMPDAGVAEDISGGEVVEVDLNRPMEQILAQLAQHPVKTRLSLTGPLVVARDIAHAKIKERLDAGEEMPAYLRDHPVYYAGPAKTPEGMASGSFGPTTAGRMDSYVEQFQAAGGSMVMLAKGNRSKAVTDACRTHGGFYLGSIGGPAARLAQDCIRSQEVIEYPELGMEAVWKIEVENFPAFIVVDGEGNDFFTDPGGTVTVPLGGIRVRSAE; translated from the coding sequence GTGCCCGACGCTGACTTCCTGTACTCCGACCTCCTCCCCACCGGACCGGACACCACGCCGTACCGCCTGGTGACCACCGAGGGGGTCCGCACCGTCGAGGTCGACGGTCGGACCTTCCTCCAGGTCGACCCGGCCGTCATCCAGCAGCTGACCGCCGAGGCGATGCACGACATCAGCCACTACCTCCGGCCGGCCCACCTTGCCCAGCTCCGCCGCATCATCGACGACCCGGAGTCGTCGGGCAACGACCGCTTCGTCGCGCTGGACCTGCTCAAGAACGTCAACATCTCGGCCGGCGGGGTGCTGCCCATGTGTCAGGACACCGGCACCGCCATCGTCATGGGCAAGAAGTCCGAGGGCGTCCTGACCGGGGCCGACGACGCCGAGTGGATCAGCCGCGGCGTCTACGACGCCTACACCCGGCTCAACCTGCGCTACAGCCAGCTGGCTCCGTTGACGACCTTCGAGGAGAGGAACACCGGTACCAACCTGCCGGCCCAGATCGAGCTGTACTCGGCGCCGGAGCCCGACGGCGGACCGGCCTACAAGTTCCTCTTCATGGCCAAGGGCGGCGGCTCGGCCAACAAGTCCTTCCTGTTCCAGGAGACCAAGGCGGTCCTGCACCCCGAGCGCCTGCTGGCCTACCTCGACGAGAAGATCCGCAGTCTCGGCACCGCGGCCTGCCCCCCGTACCACCTGGCAGTCGTCATCGGCGGCACGAGCGCCGAGTTCGCCCTGAAGACCGCCAAGTACGCCAGCGCCCACTACCTCGACGACCTGCCGACCGAGGGCTCGATGAGCGCGCACGGATTCCGCGACCTCGAGCTGGAGCAGCAGGTGTTCGAGCTGACCCAGTCGTTCGGCATCGGGGCGCAGTTCGGCGGCAAGTACTTCTGCCACGACGTCCGCGTGGTCCGCCTGCCCCGACACGGCGCCTCCTGCCCCGTCGCCATCGCCGTGTCGTGCTCGGCGGACCGCCAGGCGCTCGGCAAGATCACCGCCGACGGCGTGTTCCTGGAGCAGCTCGAGACCGATCCGGCCCAGTACATGCCCGACGCGGGCGTCGCCGAGGACATCTCCGGCGGCGAGGTCGTCGAGGTCGACCTCAACCGCCCGATGGAGCAGATCCTGGCCCAGCTGGCGCAGCACCCGGTCAAGACACGACTGTCGCTCACCGGTCCCCTGGTCGTGGCACGCGACATCGCCCACGCCAAGATCAAGGAGCGGCTCGACGCCGGCGAGGAGATGCCGGCGTATCTGCGCGACCACCCGGTGTACTACGCCGGACCGGCCAAGACACCCGAGGGGATGGCGTCGGGCTCGTTCGGTCCCACCACCGCCGGCCGGATGGACTCCTACGTGGAGCAGTTCCAGGCCGCCGGCGGATCGATGGTCATGCTGGCCAAGGGCAACCGCAGCAAGGCCGTGACCGACGCGTGCCGGACCCACGGGGGCTTCTACCTGGGATCGATCGGCGGACCGGCCGCCCGGCTCGCCCAGGACTGCATCCGCAGCCAGGAGGTCATCGAGTACCCCGAGCTGGGCATGGAGGCCGTCTGGAAGATCGAGGTCGAGAACTTCCCCGCCTTCATCGTCGTCGACGGCGAGGGCAACGACTTCTTCACGGACCCGGGGGGCACCGTGACCGTGCCGCTCGGCGGCATCCGGGTGCGCAGCGCCGAGTAG
- a CDS encoding class II fumarate hydratase, whose product MTDNTTEWRTEHDTMGEVRVPADALWRAQTQRAVENFPISGTPLESAQIRALAQIKGAAAQANGELGVIDRDIADAIVAAAQEVATGAHDGQFPIDVFQTGSGTSSNMNANEVIATLATRALGREVHPNDHVNASQSSNDVFPTSIHLAATASATHDLIPGLEQLATALEAKSTEFATVVKSGRTHLMDATPVTLGQEFGGFAMQVRRGIARVESALPHTAEVPLGGTAVGTGINTPAGFSARVIDLLRESTGLPVTEAVDHFEAQSARDGLVEMSGQLRAVAVSLTKICNDLRWMGSGPRTGLGEIRLPDLQPGSSIMPGKVNPVLPEATLMVAAQVIGNDATIAVAGASGSFELNVMLPVIGRNLLESMRLLGNASRLLADRCVDGIEADEERCLFLAESSPSVVTPLNRHIGYENAARVAKQAVAERRTIREVVIEMGFVERGEISETDLDAALDVMSMTHP is encoded by the coding sequence ATGACCGACAACACCACCGAGTGGCGCACCGAGCACGACACCATGGGCGAGGTCCGCGTGCCCGCCGACGCACTCTGGCGCGCCCAGACGCAGCGAGCCGTCGAGAACTTCCCCATCTCGGGCACCCCGCTCGAGTCGGCGCAGATCCGTGCCCTCGCCCAGATCAAGGGGGCTGCGGCGCAGGCCAACGGCGAGCTGGGCGTGATCGACCGCGACATCGCCGACGCGATCGTCGCCGCCGCGCAGGAGGTCGCGACCGGGGCCCACGACGGCCAGTTCCCGATCGACGTGTTCCAGACCGGGTCCGGCACGTCCAGCAACATGAACGCCAACGAGGTCATCGCCACCCTGGCCACCCGCGCCCTGGGCCGCGAGGTGCACCCCAACGACCACGTCAACGCGTCGCAGTCGTCCAACGACGTGTTCCCGACCTCGATCCACCTTGCGGCCACCGCGTCGGCCACGCACGACCTCATCCCGGGTCTGGAGCAGCTCGCCACGGCGCTGGAGGCCAAGTCGACCGAGTTCGCGACCGTGGTCAAGTCCGGTCGCACCCACCTGATGGACGCGACCCCGGTGACCCTCGGCCAGGAGTTCGGCGGCTTCGCGATGCAGGTGCGTCGCGGCATCGCCCGCGTCGAGTCGGCCCTGCCCCACACCGCCGAGGTGCCCCTGGGCGGCACCGCGGTCGGCACCGGCATCAACACCCCGGCCGGGTTCTCCGCCCGGGTGATCGACCTGCTCCGCGAGTCGACCGGACTCCCCGTGACCGAGGCGGTGGACCACTTCGAGGCGCAGAGCGCCCGCGACGGGCTGGTCGAGATGTCCGGCCAGCTCCGCGCGGTCGCGGTGAGCCTGACCAAGATCTGCAACGACCTGCGCTGGATGGGGTCGGGACCCCGCACGGGCCTGGGTGAGATCCGTCTGCCGGACCTGCAGCCGGGGTCCAGCATCATGCCGGGCAAGGTCAATCCCGTCCTGCCGGAGGCGACCCTCATGGTGGCGGCGCAGGTCATCGGCAACGACGCCACCATCGCCGTCGCCGGCGCCTCGGGGTCGTTCGAGCTCAACGTGATGCTGCCGGTCATCGGTCGCAACCTGCTGGAGTCGATGCGGCTGCTCGGCAACGCGTCCCGGCTGCTGGCGGACCGGTGCGTCGACGGCATCGAGGCGGACGAGGAACGGTGCCTCTTCCTGGCGGAGTCCTCACCGTCGGTGGTGACGCCGCTCAACCGGCACATCGGCTACGAGAACGCCGCCCGGGTCGCCAAGCAGGCCGTGGCCGAACGTCGCACGATCCGCGAGGTCGTGATCGAGATGGGCTTCGTGGAGCGCGGTGAGATCAGCGAGACCGACCTCGACGCCGCGTTGGACGTCATGTCGATGACGCACCCCTGA
- a CDS encoding DUF2079 domain-containing protein, whose translation MPISPSSTEAVGRRGALLVTSVALLTGAAHAVLAVRQFERFELRSWDNAIFEQALRGYAGWGAPIVDVKGPGFHVLGDHFSPIYAVLAPVYRLVPAAQTLLLAQVLLLTVSTLVIGRLALRHLGPVVAVGTTAAYGLSFGLQSAVVAEFHEVAFGAPLLALAGAAWVDRRPDRVVLWSLPLLLVKEDLGLTVAVIGAVLWWAGERRRGLLLVAAGVVTFVLVLTVVLPGFNAEGSYAYTSTLGGERGIVATVLTATDTKLLTLLLTFAITGLAALFSPWAWLVVPTFAWRFAGDVPFYWGTEWHYSVLLMPIVFCAAIDAAVQRPSVRRLLPVGAVVTVVTLAGSPVLRVLDADLYRDPPRAEVAREAIEAVPVGAPVVADIALLTHVVTDHRAYWLGTVGDAEPRHVLVDTTAGIGSPADPVAWAEDRFGGRWRTVVEGEGIVLASRTD comes from the coding sequence GTGCCAATCTCGCCGTCGTCGACTGAGGCCGTCGGGCGCCGCGGAGCGCTCCTCGTCACCTCGGTCGCGCTGCTGACCGGGGCGGCCCATGCGGTGCTCGCGGTGCGCCAGTTCGAGCGCTTCGAGCTGCGGTCGTGGGACAACGCGATCTTCGAGCAGGCGTTGCGGGGCTACGCCGGCTGGGGCGCGCCGATCGTCGACGTCAAGGGTCCGGGGTTCCACGTGCTGGGCGACCATTTCTCGCCGATCTACGCCGTGCTCGCACCGGTGTACCGGCTGGTCCCGGCGGCCCAGACGCTCCTGCTCGCCCAGGTGCTGCTGCTCACCGTCTCGACGCTGGTGATCGGCCGGCTGGCGCTGCGTCACCTGGGCCCGGTGGTCGCGGTGGGCACCACGGCTGCCTACGGACTGTCCTTCGGTCTGCAGTCGGCGGTGGTGGCGGAGTTCCACGAGGTCGCCTTCGGGGCACCCCTGCTCGCGCTGGCCGGGGCGGCCTGGGTGGACCGGCGACCCGACCGGGTCGTGCTGTGGTCGCTCCCGCTGCTGCTGGTCAAGGAGGACCTCGGACTGACCGTCGCCGTCATCGGGGCGGTGCTGTGGTGGGCGGGGGAGCGACGTCGCGGGCTGCTCCTCGTGGCGGCCGGGGTCGTGACCTTCGTGCTGGTGCTCACCGTGGTCCTGCCCGGCTTCAACGCCGAGGGGTCGTACGCGTACACCAGCACCCTCGGCGGCGAGCGCGGCATCGTCGCCACCGTGCTGACCGCCACCGACACCAAGCTGCTGACCCTGCTCCTCACCTTCGCGATCACCGGTCTGGCCGCCCTGTTCTCGCCGTGGGCGTGGCTGGTCGTCCCGACGTTCGCCTGGCGGTTCGCGGGCGACGTCCCGTTCTACTGGGGCACCGAGTGGCACTACTCGGTGCTGCTCATGCCGATCGTCTTCTGCGCGGCGATCGACGCAGCGGTGCAGCGACCGTCCGTGCGCCGGCTGCTGCCCGTGGGCGCGGTCGTGACGGTGGTGACCCTGGCCGGTTCACCCGTCCTGCGGGTGCTGGACGCCGACCTCTACCGCGACCCCCCGCGGGCTGAGGTCGCCCGTGAGGCCATCGAGGCCGTGCCCGTCGGGGCTCCTGTCGTCGCCGACATCGCCCTGCTGACCCACGTGGTGACCGACCACCGGGCCTACTGGCTGGGGACCGTGGGGGACGCCGAACCCCGCCACGTGCTGGTGGACACCACCGCCGGGATCGGTTCGCCGGCCGATCCCGTGGCCTGGGCCGAGGACCGCTTCGGCGGCCGGTGGCGCACCGTCGTCGAGGGTGAGGGCATCGTGCTCGCCTCCCGCACCGACTGA
- a CDS encoding ABC transporter ATP-binding protein produces the protein MTSVHLRHVCVPGSGDDQLLADVDLDVEEGTTLAVVSPSAATRAALLRAVAGLERTATGEISFGDDDVSAEDPRGRDVSVVFADHALYPHRDVLDNLTASATVRKGTDTEALAEQVEQVVEQLALSELLDLRPADLTDEQQQRVALGRALVREARLYLFEEPFAAQAERVRPHVRSVVQQWQVERGRTSLVATASVSEALAMADLIAVLHRGRVHQVGTAREVYARPSDLFVASYLGMPPMNLLPGLVHEGRVETPVGTVALSQAQIDGVGDRRTVIVGVRPEHCLDATRGGVDVSGGFDGTTRVDEVEWRGDTQLAFLGFEVEPEVDEALEAIEEFYGFDLFQHFLVVRIDAGGELEAGMSMHVVVPPEHVSLFDAQTGANLAVVD, from the coding sequence ATGACTTCTGTGCACCTGCGCCACGTCTGCGTCCCGGGTTCCGGTGACGACCAGCTGCTCGCCGACGTCGACCTCGATGTCGAGGAGGGCACGACACTGGCGGTGGTCAGCCCCTCGGCCGCGACGCGAGCGGCGTTGCTGCGTGCCGTGGCCGGCCTGGAACGCACCGCCACCGGGGAGATCTCCTTCGGCGACGACGACGTGTCGGCCGAGGACCCGCGGGGGCGGGACGTCTCGGTGGTGTTCGCCGACCATGCCCTGTACCCGCACCGCGACGTGCTCGACAACCTCACGGCCAGCGCCACGGTGCGCAAGGGCACCGACACCGAAGCCCTGGCCGAGCAGGTCGAGCAGGTGGTGGAGCAGCTCGCGCTGTCCGAGCTGCTCGACCTGCGACCGGCCGACCTCACCGACGAGCAGCAGCAACGGGTGGCCCTCGGTCGGGCCCTGGTGCGGGAGGCCCGGCTCTACCTGTTCGAGGAGCCGTTCGCCGCTCAGGCCGAGCGGGTCCGGCCCCACGTGCGATCCGTCGTGCAGCAGTGGCAGGTCGAGCGGGGCCGCACCTCGCTGGTCGCCACGGCCTCGGTCAGCGAGGCCCTGGCGATGGCTGACCTGATCGCGGTGCTGCACCGCGGTCGGGTCCACCAGGTCGGTACCGCGCGGGAGGTCTACGCGCGCCCCTCCGACCTCTTCGTCGCCTCCTACCTCGGGATGCCGCCGATGAACCTGCTGCCGGGTCTGGTGCACGAGGGCCGCGTCGAGACGCCCGTCGGGACCGTCGCGCTGTCGCAGGCGCAGATCGACGGCGTCGGCGACCGTCGAACCGTGATCGTGGGAGTCCGGCCCGAGCACTGCCTGGACGCGACGCGCGGCGGTGTCGACGTCAGCGGAGGGTTCGACGGCACGACCCGGGTGGACGAGGTCGAGTGGCGCGGGGACACCCAGCTGGCGTTCCTCGGGTTCGAGGTCGAGCCGGAGGTGGACGAGGCGCTGGAGGCCATCGAGGAGTTCTACGGCTTCGACCTGTTCCAGCACTTCCTGGTCGTCCGGATCGACGCCGGGGGCGAGCTGGAGGCCGGCATGTCCATGCACGTGGTGGTGCCTCCCGAGCACGTGAGCCTGTTCGACGCCCAGACCGGTGCCAATCTCGCCGTCGTCGACTGA
- a CDS encoding ABC transporter permease subunit, which produces MTPTVRSRLLAAGVAFLAGFGLANYAIFRVPPPDQWLWVGFAAVLIATSAWAVVISDSPRPVSVWAVIGLEFFTLLTLVPLLWVVTLAVTPGDAVPTALVPEGWDLSAFSDLRQSADLRGAALTSVLAAALATAVAIPVGLAAAVGLFRSGSRAARWSRVAVAGLLMAPLVVLAVAAEDLAVRAELVDRVWVVGVAQSVITVPLATWMFVRLLRSSPWNLVEAARADGARRRTVLLRVWLPSAGPSVLVVALTVFVVAAQDLVLGAALTASPGSATLPSALLSLPVAPESVSLAAAAGLVWLVPTALALVVLSRPLTRLLGRSS; this is translated from the coding sequence ATGACGCCCACCGTGCGCTCCCGGCTCCTCGCCGCGGGCGTGGCGTTCCTCGCCGGCTTCGGCCTGGCGAACTACGCCATCTTCCGTGTCCCCCCGCCGGACCAGTGGTTGTGGGTCGGCTTCGCCGCGGTGCTCATCGCCACCAGTGCCTGGGCCGTCGTGATCTCCGACAGTCCGCGGCCGGTCTCGGTGTGGGCCGTCATCGGGCTGGAGTTCTTCACCCTGCTCACCCTGGTTCCGCTGCTCTGGGTCGTGACCCTCGCCGTGACCCCCGGGGATGCCGTCCCGACGGCCTTGGTGCCCGAAGGCTGGGACCTCTCGGCCTTCTCGGACCTGCGGCAGTCGGCCGACCTGCGCGGGGCGGCTCTCACCTCGGTGCTCGCGGCGGCCCTGGCCACCGCGGTGGCGATCCCCGTGGGGCTGGCCGCGGCCGTCGGGCTCTTCCGCTCCGGGTCGCGAGCGGCCCGGTGGTCCAGGGTCGCGGTGGCCGGCCTCCTGATGGCGCCCCTGGTGGTCCTGGCGGTCGCCGCGGAGGACCTCGCCGTCCGGGCCGAGCTGGTCGACCGGGTCTGGGTCGTGGGCGTCGCGCAGAGCGTCATCACCGTCCCGCTCGCCACGTGGATGTTCGTCCGTCTCCTGCGCTCGTCCCCGTGGAACCTGGTCGAGGCAGCACGGGCCGACGGCGCCCGGCGCCGGACGGTCCTCCTGCGGGTGTGGCTGCCGTCCGCCGGGCCGAGCGTGCTGGTCGTGGCCCTCACGGTGTTCGTCGTCGCCGCGCAGGACCTGGTCCTCGGCGCTGCACTCACCGCCTCTCCCGGATCGGCCACCCTGCCCAGCGCCCTGCTGTCCCTGCCCGTCGCCCCGGAGTCGGTGTCACTGGCCGCGGCCGCCGGCCTGGTGTGGCTCGTCCCGACGGCCCTGGCGCTCGTCGTGCTCTCCCGTCCCCTCACCCGACTTCTGGGAAGATCGTCCTGA
- a CDS encoding ABC transporter permease subunit, which yields MRSLRGPGLLVVPAALLVVVLVGLPVVRLVWSAAGPGGSAGVDEFVTVLGSGVWWTAVGVGAAVAVAVALVQLTLALAFAGALRHVESVWPVARILLLLPLGFFGVVTAFASGAAVDGGFVATWFELDDPGPTTRLAAVAAGEAWRTLGVVTVIVYLGLARVPRRVMDQAVVDGMTPWQRWRRVVLPIAAPALALAAVYRVLDSWRLVDGPILADRTGDVTRTAPLVVWDTAFGSYDTALAAAAAIVLLVLSLVLATAAAFALRGVARR from the coding sequence TTGCGCAGCCTCCGGGGACCCGGCCTGCTGGTCGTGCCCGCTGCCCTGCTCGTCGTCGTGCTCGTCGGCCTTCCGGTGGTCCGCCTGGTGTGGTCGGCTGCCGGACCGGGCGGATCCGCCGGTGTCGACGAGTTCGTGACGGTCCTCGGGTCCGGGGTGTGGTGGACCGCCGTGGGCGTCGGCGCTGCCGTGGCCGTCGCCGTGGCGCTCGTCCAGCTCACGCTCGCGCTCGCGTTCGCGGGTGCCCTGCGGCACGTGGAGTCGGTCTGGCCCGTCGCGCGGATCCTGCTCCTGCTGCCGCTGGGGTTCTTCGGCGTCGTCACGGCCTTCGCCTCGGGGGCGGCGGTCGACGGCGGATTCGTGGCGACGTGGTTCGAGCTCGACGACCCCGGCCCGACCACCCGGCTCGCGGCCGTTGCCGCGGGTGAGGCGTGGCGGACGCTCGGTGTCGTCACCGTGATCGTCTACCTGGGCCTGGCCCGCGTGCCCCGACGCGTCATGGACCAGGCGGTCGTCGACGGCATGACGCCGTGGCAGCGCTGGCGTCGGGTGGTGCTCCCGATCGCCGCCCCGGCCCTGGCCCTCGCTGCGGTGTACCGGGTGCTCGACTCGTGGCGCCTCGTGGACGGCCCGATCCTGGCCGACCGCACCGGCGACGTCACGCGCACCGCCCCACTCGTCGTGTGGGACACCGCGTTCGGGTCGTACGACACCGCGCTGGCCGCGGCCGCGGCGATCGTGCTGCTGGTGCTGAGCCTGGTCCTCGCGACCGCGGCTGCGTTCGCGCTGCGGGGGGTGGCCAGACGATGA
- a CDS encoding extracellular solute-binding protein gives MRARGAVARLSCALALVSVAACADDPAPRVPVVQWATPPDRADLTPLADACTEAAGGSYRIEIETLPDDVGLRRIEILDRLRARDGSIDLVGVDTSLTTELAEADLLAPLPEEVLSSLDGSTRPEALAASTVGDTVATAPWWYEPYLLWYRGSLAERAGLDVTAPITWDELITATARLGGTLQIADADGLGTSAWLTGLVASAGGDVVTDLDSAAGEQAAAVVRLYADARIGPGPSPDSLAAFAGPTGAFLVAPASVEADPELAIVSAELSSTGYPVIDPSTAAAPLTGVGLAVPRGATDPAAAFEAITCLTSAESAERLADLTGHTPAQRTGDEVVLAPDADPVDLPDPRADVVGDALAGGVPEPAVAQFDAFRRSVDDRWSPVTAVVGATPARTAAEIRSALAGDLR, from the coding sequence GTGAGAGCGAGGGGAGCGGTCGCGAGGTTGTCGTGCGCGCTGGCACTGGTGTCGGTCGCCGCCTGCGCCGACGACCCCGCTCCTCGGGTGCCAGTGGTGCAGTGGGCGACTCCGCCCGACCGCGCAGACCTCACACCCCTGGCCGACGCCTGCACCGAGGCGGCCGGCGGGTCGTACCGCATCGAGATCGAGACCTTGCCCGACGACGTCGGGCTGCGACGCATCGAGATCCTCGACCGGCTGCGGGCCCGCGACGGCTCGATCGACCTGGTCGGGGTCGACACCTCCCTGACGACCGAGCTGGCGGAGGCCGACCTGCTCGCCCCGCTGCCCGAGGAGGTGCTGTCCAGCCTCGACGGGTCCACCCGGCCGGAGGCACTGGCCGCGTCGACGGTCGGCGACACCGTCGCCACCGCCCCGTGGTGGTACGAGCCGTACCTGCTCTGGTACCGCGGTTCGCTCGCCGAGCGGGCCGGCCTCGACGTCACCGCGCCCATCACGTGGGACGAGCTGATCACTGCCACCGCCCGGCTGGGCGGCACGCTGCAGATCGCCGACGCGGACGGTCTGGGCACGTCGGCCTGGCTGACGGGACTGGTGGCGTCGGCGGGCGGGGACGTCGTGACCGACCTCGACTCCGCTGCCGGTGAGCAGGCCGCGGCGGTCGTGCGCCTCTACGCCGATGCCCGGATCGGACCTGGACCCTCACCCGACTCGCTCGCGGCGTTCGCCGGTCCGACGGGCGCGTTCCTCGTGGCACCGGCGTCGGTCGAGGCCGACCCCGAGCTCGCGATCGTCTCGGCCGAGCTGTCGAGCACCGGCTACCCCGTGATCGACCCGAGCACCGCCGCTGCTCCCCTCACGGGTGTGGGGCTGGCCGTCCCACGGGGCGCCACCGATCCGGCCGCCGCCTTCGAGGCGATCACCTGCCTGACCAGCGCGGAGTCCGCCGAGCGGCTCGCCGACCTGACGGGGCACACCCCCGCCCAGCGCACCGGCGACGAGGTGGTGCTCGCGCCGGACGCCGACCCTGTCGACCTCCCCGACCCCCGCGCCGACGTGGTCGGCGACGCGCTCGCCGGCGGGGTGCCCGAACCGGCCGTGGCGCAGTTCGACGCCTTCCGTCGGTCCGTGGACGACCGGTGGTCGCCCGTCACGGCCGTCGTCGGCGCCACACCGGCGCGCACGGCCGCCGAGATCCGTTCGGCCCTCGCCGGGGACCTGCGATGA